TTTCAACTGGCCGGGTCTCGGCACACTGGCATTCGATGCGGTCGGCGCGCGTGATTATCCCGTGCTACAGGCGGTCATCACAGTCCTTTCCCTGATGATCATTGGCGTCAACCTTCTCGTCGACATTGCCTATGGCCTTGTCGATCCGCGTATCCGGACGGAGTAAGCCCATGTCTGTCACAACGACAACTCCTCGATTTGCGCGGTTCCGCAATCTGGAATTCATCCTCGGCGCTTTGCTCGCAGGGGGCATGTGCCTTGCGGTCATCTTCTCCAGTGTCATCTTTCCCGGCGGCGCTGAAAAGATCGACCTGATGGCACGGCTGCTCCCACCCTTCGTCAAATGGACACATCCGTTTGGCACCGATCCACTCGGCCGTGACGTGCTGGCGCGTGTCATCACCGGCGGTAAGATTTCCCTGCAGGTAGGTTTTATCTCCGTGGCCGGTGCCGTCGTCATCGGCGTCGTGATGGGCCTGATCTCGGGCTATTACAGGGGCTTCTGGGATATGGTGGTCATGCGCTTTGCCGATGTGCAACTGGCTATGCCGTTTATCCTTCTTGCCATCACCTTCATTGCCATTGCAGGTGGCGGGCTCACCAACATGATCATCCTGCTGATCGTGTCGCAATGGGTGCAATATGCCCGGCTGGTACGCGGTTCGGTGTTATCCCTGCGCGATCGCGAATTTATCCTCTCGGCCCGTGCCATTGGCGTGAAGGATTATCGCATTCTGTTCCAGCATCTGCTGCCCAATCTCATCGGCCCGGTCATCGTGCTGATGACGCTCAACGTTGCCACCAACATTCTGCTCGAAAGCAGCCTGACATTTCTTGGCCTCGGCGTTGATCCACTTATTCCGAGTTGGGGTGGCATGCTGGCTGACGGGCGCACCTATTTGCAGAATGCCTGGTGGGTCAGTGTGTTTCCCGGCCTCGCTATCCTCCTGACCGTACTTGGTCTCAATCTTCTGGGTGACTGGCTGCGCGACAGCCTTGATCCCACCGGAAGAACATCGCGCTAATCAACAGTGAATCGAAATGACAGTCATTTATGAAGGCGGTTTTGACCGCACCCTCGATCAGCTCCTTAACACTTACGGCAAGACTGCCGCGCGCGGCACCCGTTTTGAAGCATGGCTGTTCGAGGACGCGCCGAGCCGCCGAGCCGCCGAGGAAAAGCTGGCCGCTTTTGGTGTTGAGGCCCGCTTGCGTAGCGGTTACAAGCCGCTACTGCATTTCTTCCTTGAAGAGGTGGATTTGGATGCCCTGAAGAGCATCTCCATCGCCTATCCCGTGCATGAGAACTGTGCGCAAAACCGCTTTCTACTGGAGGCCTATCCGCTGGCTGCCCTGACCGGGACGGCGGAATTGCGTTTCGAAATGGAAAGCAGCGCTCCATTCACCTATGACGTGGCATTGGTTTACAAGGATGGCAGCAAGGCAGAACATAAGGTTTTCGCACCAAACCGTATTCATACGGATTTCATTGGTGAAACCCTTGTCTCGCCCACAGGCTGGATCAAACTGAATGGCGCGTTTGAAGGCACAAGGCTTGAAACGGACTATGAAGCTCTGTTTGCGACCGCCATGCGCACGGTAATTGATCACGATTGGGGCAGCACCGAGCCCTATTTCGATGAGCTGAATATCCGCGCGACGCTTGCCATTGCCGACCAGCCATTGCCTTTCGGGGACGAGGTCATCAGTCTGCGTGAAGCGCTGCACGAGGACTTCTATTTTTCGCTGCTTGAAGTATTCCAGAAAAAATCTGGCCGCCCGCTGGGTGATCGCGGCTTGCAGCCGGGACATATCGTTCCTGAAATTATTGAAGGTGCGGGAGCGCCTACACTGCGGATCGAAACGCGTCAGCTTTATACAGTGGAAGCGAAAGGTGGACTTCAGCCGTTGGCAACAGCCCACGCACCCATTTTCGTTGAGCAGGTTCGCGCGGAACTCGCCAAGATCAACGGCGAAATCTTGGAGGCGCAGTCCCGTGCCGGGAGGGCGGTTCAAGCCCGCTATCACAAGGGAACCGACGCTGCTGTCATGATCAGCGGCGGCCAGCACCCGAATGAATCAACAGGCATTGTCGGTGCCCTGCGCAGTGCCTTGGCGCTTGCCAAACGTCCCGGCGCGCACTTCACCGTTTCACCACTGGAAAATCCGGATGGTTATGCGTTGCATCAACGCCTTCGCGCTGACAATCCCCGGCATATGCACCATGCGGCTCGCTATACGGCGCTTGGTGATGATCTGGAATACCGCACTGGCACCGAGTTGCGCGAGAAGGCAATCCGCGTTGAGGCACAGCGCCTGAGCGGCGCACAATTGCATATCAATCTGCATGGCTATCCCGCCCATGAATGGACCCGCCCACTATCCGGCTATGTGCCGCGCGGCTTTGCCATGTGGACCCTGCCAAAGGGCTTTTTCCTGATTATGCGGCATCGGGAGGGATGGGAAGAACGGGCCGAGCGTTTCATGGATTTGGTGACAAAACGGCTGGCAGCAGTACCGGGACTTGTTGCCTTTAATAATGAGCAGATCAGGCTTTATGAAATCCACGCGGGCGAAACCGGCTTTCGCATTATCAATGGCTTTCCCTGCATGATCTCTGTCGATAGCAGACACGACGTTCCCCTTACATTGATCACTGAATACCCTGATGAGACCATCTATGACGAGGCCTTCATTGCTGGACATACGGCACAGATGGAGACGGTTCTCGCAGCTTACGACGCGTTTCAGATTATCGAAGCGCTGGCTTAACAGTCAGCGCTGATTGACCTCTTTGAGGAAGGCGAGCACAGCATTATTGAACAATTCCGGCCTTTGCAGCGGCGCGAAATGGCTAACGCCGGGGAGGGTGATTAAAGCTGCTCCCGGAATGCTCCGGGCAAGGTAGTCTGCATGTTCCGGCTTGATGAATTCATCATGCTCGCTCTGCACAATCGTGACAGGCACGCGAATAGCCGCCAAATCCTCAGCCATGTAATTTGGTTCCGTCCCCATCATCAGACTGACCGCATCGACAAATGCCTGAAACGCATCTGGCGTAGCGGAGAGTTCGGCGTAGTCCCTGGAGTGGCGAGAAAAACACCTGTCAACAACCGGAGTAAGCACAAATTCTTTGGTGCCGCTTGGGTCCATATTGCAGCCGAAGAAGAAAACGCCATCCACACGATCAGGTGCCTTTGACGCAAGGACAAGAGCGATGCATGCGCCATCGCTCCAACCCACGAAAGCCGCTTTTTCAAGATGCAAAGTATCCATAACGGCCACAACATCCGATGCCATCAATTCATAGGTATAGGGTCGTGAATCGCGTGTGCTGCGGCCATGTCCCCGACTGTCGATAACGATAGCGCGGTAGCCGGAACTGGTGAGTGCGGGTATCTGGTAGCCCCAATTGCCACTATGGCCGAGGCCACCATGCAGCAGGATTACCGGAGCACCAGCCCCATAGGAAGCATACCAAATCTTGGCACCATCGTGTTCGATATGGCCTTGATCTGATGTTACCGGCAGAGGCACCGCACCATGAGCCTCAAAGCTCTTCAAATCGTCGTCGTGTTCCATTCTGATTGGTCCCTGCTGAGGAGCAAGATTCAAACAGCGCCTGACGACACTTGCAAGGAGGAAAATATTTCAGTGAGCCAGACTTGCGACACCAAGCAATTGATCAACAGTATCCCTGTCCTTCGATAGTTCATCGGATGAACCGTCCCAGACAATGCGACCCCGCTCGAGAATAATGACACGTTCGGCAAATTCCAGCGCGCTTTGAATACGCTGTTCGACCAGCAGAATCGTCATTTCGCCGCTTGAGGCAAGGCGCGAAAACGCAGCCATGAGTTCTTCACAGATGACAGGAGCAAGTCCTTCCAGCGGTTCGTCCAAAAGGAGTAGGGAAGGGCGGCCAAGAATGGTCCGCGCTGTCGACAACATCTGCTGCTCACCCCCCGATAGTTTCGAACCGGAGTTTGCCCGCCGCTCGTAGAGACGCGGGAACATGTCATAGGCTTCCTGCAATGCGCTGCGCGGCCTGCCTTTCAGCCCGACAAACAGGTTTTCCTCCACCGTCAGCGAGGGAAAAATAGCGCGCGATTGCGGTACAAAACCCAAACCGTTCCGGGCGCGGGCGGCGCTTTCCAGAGGAGTTAGATCGCTATCGCCGAGTTTGATGGATCCTTCGTAGCGTTTTGTCTGTCCCGCAAGCGTGGCAAACAATGTTGTCTTGCCGACGCCGTTACGGCCAAGCACGGCAACACGAGACCCGGCTTCAGCCGTGAAGGTGATGTTTTCAATGACCCGCGTCGGGCCATAACCCGCGCTGAGATTTTTGACTTCAAGCTGCGCTGCTGGCATGGGCATAGCTCCCCAGATAGGCTTCGCGCACCCGCGCATCATCGGTTACCGCGCGCGGCGAACCGTCGAAGATGATCTCTCCGGCGGCCAGCACCACAACCCGTTTGGCAAAACGAAAAACAAGATCCATGTCATGCTCGATCATCAGCACCGCGAGATCATCGGGCAGTTGAGCAAGGGCGTTTTCAATCAGGAATGTATCACTATGCGGCACACCTGCCGCTGGCTCGTCCAGCAGCAATACTTTTGGCCGCAAAGCCATCGCCAAGGCGATTTCCAACAGGCGTTGTTGACCATAGGCGATTTCACCCACTGGCACCGTGGCCAGCGCGCCGAGATTAAGCGTATCAAGGATCGAACGTGTCTCCCGCATAACCTGCGGCATGGCATGGAAATTTCCCGCCAAGCGTCCAGTTTTGCCTTCGCGTTGCAGGATGGCGAGCGCCACATGTTCCTCAGGTGTCATTTCCGAAAAGAGCCGTGTGACCTGAAAGGACCGCACAAGCCCTGCCTGTACGCGCCGCATCGGGTTGAAGCGGGAGATGTCCTCACCATCCATCAGCACCCGGCCGGAACTCGGCTGTAAATGCCCGGTTACCAGATTGACGAAGGTGGTTTTCCCCGCACCATTGGGACCGATCAGCGCGACCCGGTCTCCTTTTGCCATGGAAAGCGAAACATCTTTCGTGACATCCAGCCCGCCAAAGGACTTTTTCAGCCGCTCGACTTCAAAGACTGCACTCATTGGCGGCTCCCGATGAAACGTTTCATGAGGGCTACTGCCGTACCGTACAGGCCTTTTGGCGCAAAGAGCACGACGGCAATCAGCAATGCGCCGACAATGGTCAGCCAGTGGAATGGGTTTGCGGCGGACACCACATGTTCGAACCACATAAAGACAATGGTCCCGACCAAGGCACCATAGAGTGAACCCGCACCGCCCAGCACCAGCATGACCAGTGCTTCGGCTGAATTGGTGAAGCTCAGGCTGTCCAGCCCAACGACCTGGGTCGAAACCGCATTCAGCGCTCCGCCTACGCCAGCAACGGCACCCGAAATCACATACATCTTAATCAGGCTCATCTTGACCGACGCGCCCATGGCGCTGACCCGGATTGGATCTTGGCGAATGCCACGGCACAGCATGCCAAAGGGGGAGCGAACAAGGATACGCAGCAGGACAAAAATAAGGATGAGCAGAACAATAGCGAACACATAGGCAGTCCGTCCCCAGAGGTCGAAGGCAAAGAGCCCAAAGACCGGATCGGGAGCAATGCCGGAGAGACCATCGCTACCACCCGTATAGGTAGAAGCTTTGTTGGCTGCTTCGTGGAAAAGATGAATAACCGCGATGGACAGGACCAGTTGAGCCAGCCCGTGACCACGCAGGATAACGACACCTGAGACGAGGCCCGCAACAGCTCCCGTTATCGCCCCGATGGCAACCATGCTGAGTGGTTCTGTAATGCCGAAAGTAACAGCAGCAATACCAGCCGCATAGGCTCCGGTACCGAAAAGTGCCGCATGGCCAAGCGTGGCAACACCGCAATAGCCGGTGACGAGATCGAGAGACAGAACCAGCAGCATAATCGCGATGATGCGCGTGAGCAGCGCCAGATTGTCAGGGAACAGGAAATAGCCGGCAACAGCGGCGACGCCAATAATAAGAACACCTGCCAGATCACGCTGCCAAGGGCGGCGCATTGGTTTTGCCTGTTCAAAAGGAGCGGAGATTTCGGTAGCGCTCATATCACTTGGCCCTTCCGAGAAGTCCACGCGGGAAGACCCAGACAATGGCGATCACCGCAAGATAGAAGAAAAACTCACCATATTCAGGAACGAGATAACGTCCCGTTGTGTCAATGGCACCAAGCAGAAGGCAGGCAATGAGTGCGCCCGGAATGGAACCGGCGCCGCCAACCGAGACAACAACAAGGAAAGTCACCATGTAGCGCAGCGCATAATAGGGTTCGACCGGCAGAAGTTCCGCGCCGATGACACCACCAAAGGCGGCAAGGCCAACCGCAAGGGCAAAGCTTGCCGCATAGACAATGCGCGTGCGCACTCCAAGCGAGGCGGCCATGGCAGTGTTATCAACCGAGGCGCGCAGTTTGACACCGAATGACGTGCGCTCAATCAGAAACCAGAGGCCGAGCGCTACGACCACACCGCAGGCGATAGCAAAGAGCTTGTGCGCCGCGATGGTACGGAATCCGAGATCAACCGGGCCCTGCAACTCGGCGGGCAGTGGGATGGTTTTCAATGTCGGACCGAAGACATAATTGGCAAGGCCGATGACGCAGAAGGTTATGCCGATAGTCATCAGCACCTGTGTCAGTTCCGGCGCGCCATAGATGCGGCGATAAAGGAAACGCTCCAGCGGGATGGCGATAATGATTGTGCCAATGACAGCCAGAATAATCGCAAAACCATAGGCTAGTCCCAGATCGCGGGCCGCATAGGAGGCAATATAGCCGCCGATCATGGCAAAGGCGCCGTGGGCGAGATTGACGACGCGCATCAACCCCATGGTTACGGACAGGCCGATGGAGATAATGAAAAGCACCATCCCATAGGCGAGCGCGTCAACGCCAATGCTGAAGAAAACCTGCATCAAATCATCCCGGTTGAAACCGGAGCAGTTACCGCTCCGGGCCATTCATCAATCAAAACTACTTTGCCGCCGCCAGACCGGGGTCAGGCTGCTTTTCAAAGGTCTTGATCTCCTTGTTGTAATAGGCGCCATCGCTGTCTTTGGCGACTTCACGCAAATAGATATTCTGCGTGATATGCCGGGTTTCCGGATCGATGGACACGGGACCGCGCGGGCTTTCCCAAGCGAGGCCCTTCACCGCATCAACCGCTTTCTTGGCGTCCTGCTTGCCGCCTGTTGCTTCGATCATCTTGTAAATGACGTGCATACCGTCATAGGCACCCACCGAAGGGAATGACAGCTCTGCCGGATTGCCTATGGCTTTGCGCGCTGCCTCGACAAAAGCCCGGTTTTCAGGCGAGTCATGCGCAATGGCATAATGGAATGTTGTGAGAATGCCGAGCGCCGCATCGCCGAGCGCGGGCAAATCGGATTCCTGCGTCAGATCGCCGGGTGCGAGAAACTGAACACCGGCTTCCTTCAGGCCATTCTCATTATAGGCTTTGACGAAACCGAGCGTCGTTGGGCCCGATGGCAGAAACGCAAAGACAGCCTGCGCACCTGAGTTACGCACCCGTTGCATAACCGGGCTGAAATCATTGGTCGATAGCGGCATGCGGATGGATTCGACCACCTTACCGCCTTCCTTTTCGAAGGTGGTTTTGAAAGCGTTTTCCGCATCAACGCCCGGACCGTAATCACTGACCACGGTGATGGCTTTCTCCACACTGCGCTCACGCGCAATCTTGGCCATTGGGGCTGAGGTCTGCCATGTGGTGAACGATGTGCGCACCACATAGGGGCTCTTGGTGACAATGGCTGATGTGGCGGCGTTCATCACCACGAGCGGCACATTTGCCTGCTGCAAAAGCGGCGTCACGGCCATCGCATCCGGGGTAAAATAGAAGCCCGCGAGATATTGCACACCTTCCTTGACCACCAGTTCCTGCGCCAGCGCCTTGGATTGAGCCGGATCAGCCTGCGGAACATCGCGATAGAGCACTTCGATTGTGTCATTGCCGATCTTGTTGCCGTGCGTGGCAATGTAGGCGTCAATACCAGCCTTGAAGTTCTTGCCCTGAATGGCGAACGGGCCCGAGAACGGGCCGACCACACCAATCTTTATCACATCCGCATAGGCGGCACCGCTGAGCAGAATGGCTGCCGCTGCAGCCAGAATAAGCTTTTTCATCATTCCTCCCTTTGATCCCCTGCCGGCCAGATTATTTCTCCCATCTGGTCCGTTTGGAATGTTTCGTTCAATGTCTCACACCAGTTGGTAATGTAAAATGAAAACTATGCGCCTTTGCATAATCCCCAAGTTATGATTCTCCGGAAACAGTGCTGTTTCCCAATCTCTCTATGGAAGACAACAAGCTGGCTGTTGTCTGCAACGATGACACGGTTGTTGTGACCATGGATGGCAGGATCAACCATTCCAGCGTCCATGCCGACCCTGATCGTTCCTGTTCATGTACAAGCGCCTGATGCATGCCGGAAAGCTGAACGGCGTTATAGCGCGCAAGCGTGACAAGCAGTTCCGCCTGAACCGGATTTTGCTTGTGTGGCATCGCCGACGAACCGCCACCACCACTGAGGCTGATCTCGCTGCCGGATTGTGCGAGCAACGCAATATCCTGCCCGATTTTCCCCAGACTTCCCGTGACAAGCGAGAGGAGACTGGCGAAATCGGCGATACGATCCCGCTGGCTGTGCCACTGTGGTGCATCATGTAGGTCGAGCGCTGCCGCTAGCCGTTTGCGAACCGCAGCCGCCTTGCCGTCAAGCTTTTCCAGCGTGCCAGCTGCGCCGCCGAATTGAACGACAGGAAATGACTGTGTGAGAAACGCCAGCCGCTGTTTATCGCGCAGCAGCGGTTCGCGCCACGCTTCGATACGATCATGTACAGTGATAGGAATTGCCGCCTGCATACGCGTATATCCCATCAGGCTATTGCCGCCAAACGCAGTATCAATGCGATTGAGCCCGGTGATTATATCATCGAGCCCACTATCCAGATGAGAGAGCACCGGCTTCAAACGGATCATCAGGCTCGTATCAATGACATCCTGACTGGTTGTGCCGAAATGCAGCGCGTTCCGATGTTCTTCTGGAATTGTCGCACGCAGTTTGCTTATGAGTTCCGGCACAACAACGCCATCGCGTGCAGTGGCGGTTTTCAAGGCCATCATATTGGCCACGAACGATTGACAGGCACTTGCAATTGCCTGTGCGGATTCAGCAGGAATTACACCCTCGTCGGCTTGAGCCTGAGCCAGCGCTGTCTCGAAATCAAGCATGGCCGCAATATCGACATTGGCTGAAAACCAATCGCTTGCCGCCTCATTGCCGAGAAGGCCTGATAGAAACGGATGATCAAAGGCAGAAATACTCATTGGTCAGATATCCCTGATATCTCAGATATCGAAGAAGACAGTTTCCTTCTCCCCCTGCAGATGGATATCGAAGTGATGGGTCGAACCGTCCTTGCGGGCGAGAAGCGTTGGCACACGATTGCGATGCTCGATCCGCTGAAGCACCGGATCTTCCGCATTTGCGGCTTCCTCATCGGCAAAATAAAGACGGGTCTGCAAACCGATATTGATACCGCGTGCCACGATCCATAGCGTCACATGCGGCGCCATCAACCGCCCGTCCTTGTAAGGCACACGTCCGGGCTTGATTGTCTCAAAAATATACTCGCCGGTTTCCATGTCGGTTGGACAGCGGCCCCAGCCGGTGAAATTAGCATCGGCAGTGCCACGCATCTCCGATGGGCTATTGTAAAGCCCCTTCGCATCTGCCTGCCAGATTTCAACAAGCGCATCGCGCAGAGGCGTGCCCGTACCGTCAAAAATACGACCGCGCAGGGTAACGCGCTCACCCAATGTCTTGTCATTCACCATGGAGATACCAAGGTCAGTTTGGTAAACACCAGTGATTCCGGAGAAATTCGGGGTACAGCCAATATGCACATAGGGACCGGCTGTCTGCGACGGTGTTTCCTTGAGAAAGCCCAGAGACTGCACCATCAATTGCCCTCCAGCCGGTTTTCGAACAGCGTGGAGCGGCGACCGCGCAACACGATATCAAACTTGTAGGCGCGTGCATCCATCGGGATAGTGTTTTGCCGGTCAAGCGCGGCAATCAGTTGTTCAATGGCCGCCTTGTCAGGGATCGATTTGACGATTGGGCACTGCCAGATCATCG
This sequence is a window from Phyllobacterium sp. T1293. Protein-coding genes within it:
- a CDS encoding ABC transporter permease — translated: MSVTTTTPRFARFRNLEFILGALLAGGMCLAVIFSSVIFPGGAEKIDLMARLLPPFVKWTHPFGTDPLGRDVLARVITGGKISLQVGFISVAGAVVIGVVMGLISGYYRGFWDMVVMRFADVQLAMPFILLAITFIAIAGGGLTNMIILLIVSQWVQYARLVRGSVLSLRDREFILSARAIGVKDYRILFQHLLPNLIGPVIVLMTLNVATNILLESSLTFLGLGVDPLIPSWGGMLADGRTYLQNAWWVSVFPGLAILLTVLGLNLLGDWLRDSLDPTGRTSR
- a CDS encoding M14 family metallopeptidase, with the protein product MTVIYEGGFDRTLDQLLNTYGKTAARGTRFEAWLFEDAPSRRAAEEKLAAFGVEARLRSGYKPLLHFFLEEVDLDALKSISIAYPVHENCAQNRFLLEAYPLAALTGTAELRFEMESSAPFTYDVALVYKDGSKAEHKVFAPNRIHTDFIGETLVSPTGWIKLNGAFEGTRLETDYEALFATAMRTVIDHDWGSTEPYFDELNIRATLAIADQPLPFGDEVISLREALHEDFYFSLLEVFQKKSGRPLGDRGLQPGHIVPEIIEGAGAPTLRIETRQLYTVEAKGGLQPLATAHAPIFVEQVRAELAKINGEILEAQSRAGRAVQARYHKGTDAAVMISGGQHPNESTGIVGALRSALALAKRPGAHFTVSPLENPDGYALHQRLRADNPRHMHHAARYTALGDDLEYRTGTELREKAIRVEAQRLSGAQLHINLHGYPAHEWTRPLSGYVPRGFAMWTLPKGFFLIMRHREGWEERAERFMDLVTKRLAAVPGLVAFNNEQIRLYEIHAGETGFRIINGFPCMISVDSRHDVPLTLITEYPDETIYDEAFIAGHTAQMETVLAAYDAFQIIEALA
- a CDS encoding alpha/beta fold hydrolase gives rise to the protein MEHDDDLKSFEAHGAVPLPVTSDQGHIEHDGAKIWYASYGAGAPVILLHGGLGHSGNWGYQIPALTSSGYRAIVIDSRGHGRSTRDSRPYTYELMASDVVAVMDTLHLEKAAFVGWSDGACIALVLASKAPDRVDGVFFFGCNMDPSGTKEFVLTPVVDRCFSRHSRDYAELSATPDAFQAFVDAVSLMMGTEPNYMAEDLAAIRVPVTIVQSEHDEFIKPEHADYLARSIPGAALITLPGVSHFAPLQRPELFNNAVLAFLKEVNQR
- a CDS encoding ABC transporter ATP-binding protein gives rise to the protein MPAAQLEVKNLSAGYGPTRVIENITFTAEAGSRVAVLGRNGVGKTTLFATLAGQTKRYEGSIKLGDSDLTPLESAARARNGLGFVPQSRAIFPSLTVEENLFVGLKGRPRSALQEAYDMFPRLYERRANSGSKLSGGEQQMLSTARTILGRPSLLLLDEPLEGLAPVICEELMAAFSRLASSGEMTILLVEQRIQSALEFAERVIILERGRIVWDGSSDELSKDRDTVDQLLGVASLAH
- a CDS encoding ABC transporter ATP-binding protein, with translation MSAVFEVERLKKSFGGLDVTKDVSLSMAKGDRVALIGPNGAGKTTFVNLVTGHLQPSSGRVLMDGEDISRFNPMRRVQAGLVRSFQVTRLFSEMTPEEHVALAILQREGKTGRLAGNFHAMPQVMRETRSILDTLNLGALATVPVGEIAYGQQRLLEIALAMALRPKVLLLDEPAAGVPHSDTFLIENALAQLPDDLAVLMIEHDMDLVFRFAKRVVVLAAGEIIFDGSPRAVTDDARVREAYLGSYAHASSAA
- a CDS encoding branched-chain amino acid ABC transporter permease translates to MRRPWQRDLAGVLIIGVAAVAGYFLFPDNLALLTRIIAIMLLVLSLDLVTGYCGVATLGHAALFGTGAYAAGIAAVTFGITEPLSMVAIGAITGAVAGLVSGVVILRGHGLAQLVLSIAVIHLFHEAANKASTYTGGSDGLSGIAPDPVFGLFAFDLWGRTAYVFAIVLLILIFVLLRILVRSPFGMLCRGIRQDPIRVSAMGASVKMSLIKMYVISGAVAGVGGALNAVSTQVVGLDSLSFTNSAEALVMLVLGGAGSLYGALVGTIVFMWFEHVVSAANPFHWLTIVGALLIAVVLFAPKGLYGTAVALMKRFIGSRQ
- a CDS encoding branched-chain amino acid ABC transporter permease gives rise to the protein MQVFFSIGVDALAYGMVLFIISIGLSVTMGLMRVVNLAHGAFAMIGGYIASYAARDLGLAYGFAIILAVIGTIIIAIPLERFLYRRIYGAPELTQVLMTIGITFCVIGLANYVFGPTLKTIPLPAELQGPVDLGFRTIAAHKLFAIACGVVVALGLWFLIERTSFGVKLRASVDNTAMAASLGVRTRIVYAASFALAVGLAAFGGVIGAELLPVEPYYALRYMVTFLVVVSVGGAGSIPGALIACLLLGAIDTTGRYLVPEYGEFFFYLAVIAIVWVFPRGLLGRAK
- a CDS encoding ABC transporter substrate-binding protein; this encodes MKKLILAAAAAILLSGAAYADVIKIGVVGPFSGPFAIQGKNFKAGIDAYIATHGNKIGNDTIEVLYRDVPQADPAQSKALAQELVVKEGVQYLAGFYFTPDAMAVTPLLQQANVPLVVMNAATSAIVTKSPYVVRTSFTTWQTSAPMAKIARERSVEKAITVVSDYGPGVDAENAFKTTFEKEGGKVVESIRMPLSTNDFSPVMQRVRNSGAQAVFAFLPSGPTTLGFVKAYNENGLKEAGVQFLAPGDLTQESDLPALGDAALGILTTFHYAIAHDSPENRAFVEAARKAIGNPAELSFPSVGAYDGMHVIYKMIEATGGKQDAKKAVDAVKGLAWESPRGPVSIDPETRHITQNIYLREVAKDSDGAYYNKEIKTFEKQPDPGLAAAK
- a CDS encoding 3-carboxy-cis,cis-muconate cycloisomerase encodes the protein MSISAFDHPFLSGLLGNEAASDWFSANVDIAAMLDFETALAQAQADEGVIPAESAQAIASACQSFVANMMALKTATARDGVVVPELISKLRATIPEEHRNALHFGTTSQDVIDTSLMIRLKPVLSHLDSGLDDIITGLNRIDTAFGGNSLMGYTRMQAAIPITVHDRIEAWREPLLRDKQRLAFLTQSFPVVQFGGAAGTLEKLDGKAAAVRKRLAAALDLHDAPQWHSQRDRIADFASLLSLVTGSLGKIGQDIALLAQSGSEISLSGGGGSSAMPHKQNPVQAELLVTLARYNAVQLSGMHQALVHEQERSGSAWTLEWLILPSMVTTTVSSLQTTASLLSSIERLGNSTVSGES
- the pcaG gene encoding protocatechuate 3,4-dioxygenase subunit alpha codes for the protein MVQSLGFLKETPSQTAGPYVHIGCTPNFSGITGVYQTDLGISMVNDKTLGERVTLRGRIFDGTGTPLRDALVEIWQADAKGLYNSPSEMRGTADANFTGWGRCPTDMETGEYIFETIKPGRVPYKDGRLMAPHVTLWIVARGINIGLQTRLYFADEEAANAEDPVLQRIEHRNRVPTLLARKDGSTHHFDIHLQGEKETVFFDI